A window of Epinephelus fuscoguttatus linkage group LG24, E.fuscoguttatus.final_Chr_v1 contains these coding sequences:
- the LOC125884987 gene encoding N-chimaerin, protein MILTKWVRFDRNLDLLVNCSSSLSSYHRIKMALNVFDHDEYRPPVWKSYLYQLQQEAPHPRRLTCTCEVDNRPKYYGREFHGMISREEADQLLSQAEGSYLIRESQRQPGTYTLALRFGNQTRNFRLYHDGKHFVGEKRFESIHDLVTDGLITLYIETKAAEYIAKMTINPIYEHVGYTTLNQEPTLKKHLPQSPEAPDGPAPAKDDRNAEERLTSLVRRATLRESDLAPKYEKVHNFKVHTFRGPHWCEYCANFMWGLIAQGVKCADCGLNVHKQCSKVVPNDCQPDLRHVKKVYSCDLTTLVKAHNTKRPMVVDMCIQEIEARGLQSEGLYRISGFSELIEDVKLAFDRDGEKADISSNAYEDLNIITGALKLYFRELPIPLITYDAYPRFIETAKIADPEKRLEALHEALKLLPPAHCETLRYLMAHLKRVTDYEKENLMSSENLGIVFGPTLMRAPGLDAMTALNDIRYQRLVVETLITNEDVLF, encoded by the exons AT GATTTTAACTAAATGGGTCCGTTTTGATAGGAATTTGGATCTGCTGGTTAATtgttcatcatcattatcatcatatcACAGAATCAAGATGGCCCTAAATGTCTTTG ATCATGATGAATACAGGCCACCAGTGTGGAAGTCTTACT TGTACCAGCTCCAGCAGGAGGCACCTCACCCACGCAGACTGACCTGCACCTGCGAA GTGGACAACCGACCTAAATACTATGGAAGAGA GTTCCATGGGATGATCTCAAGAGAAGAGGCCGACCAGTTGCTGAGTCAGGCCGAAGGCAGCTACCTCATCagagagagtcagagacagCCGGGCACGTACACACTGGCTCTAAG GTTTGGGAACCAGACGAGAAACTTCCGTCTCTACCATGACGGGAAGCACTTCGTTGGAGAGAAGAGGTTCGAGTCCATCCACGACCTGGTCACAGACGGCCTCATCACACTCTATATTGAGACAAAG GCAGCGGAGTACATCGCTAAGATGACCATAAACCCCATCTACGAACACGTGGGCTACACCACCCTGAACCAGGAGCCCACCCTGAAAAAACACCTGCCTCAAAGTCCAGAGGCCCCGGATGGACCTGCTCCAGCCAAAGATGACCGTAATGCTGAGGAGAGG CTTACATCGTTGGTGCGGCGGGCCACCCTGAGGGAGAGCGACTTGGCGCCCAAGTACGAGAAGGTCCACAACTTCAAG GTTCATACATTCAGAGGCCCCCACTGGTGTGAGTACTGTGCCAACTTCATGTGGGGTCTCATCGCTCAGGGAGTCAAGTgtgcag actGTGGGTTGAACGTCCACAAGCAGTGCTCCAAAGTCGTGCCCAACGACTGCCAGCCGGACCTGCGGCACGTCAAGAAGGTGTACAGCTGCGACTTGACCACGCTGGTCAAAGCCCACAACACCAAGAGGCCCATGGTGGTTGACATGTGCATACAGGAAATCGAGGCTAGAG GTCTCCAGTCAGAGGGTTTGTACAGAATATCAGGCTTCAGTGAGCTGATTGAAGATGTCAAGCTGGCCTTTGACAGAG ATGGAGAGAAGGCGGACATTTCCTCTAATGCCTACGAGGACCTCAACATCATCACCGGAGCCCTCAAACTCTACTTCAGAGAGCTGCCTATTCCCCTCATCACATATGACGCCTACCCACGCTTCATAGAAACAGCAA AGATAGCAGACCCAGAAAAACGTCTGGAGGCTCTCCACGAGGCGCTGAAGCTGCTGCCGCCAGCTCACTGCGAGACACTGCGATACCTCATGGCTCACCTCAAGAG AGTGACGGACTACGAAAAGGAGAACCTTATGTCCAGTGAGAACTTGGGTATAGTCTTCGGCCCGACACTGATGAGGGCCCCCGGGCTAGATGCCATGACAGCGCTCAACGACATCCGATACCAGAGACTCGTGGTGGAAACTCTCATTACCAACGAAGACGTGTTGTTctga